One genomic window of Paenibacillus xylanilyticus includes the following:
- a CDS encoding right-handed parallel beta-helix repeat-containing protein, which translates to MANHINFTSTYNPNLEAWGGNETFDPLKMNAMFSQILGNIAAVESSIPGNIIDVRNFAPGDGTDQSAQIKAFFDSAQEGDILLFTPGHYKVIKSGWFYTFYGKAVTIRAHPGAILEVSDQGLRFENSNHIEVSGLTLRRTTQAGWAKGRTGIYVENSNNVILQNNDISKFTDGIGVNGSTSQENPSRNVIIRNNKLHHLGEEPIAVRTNLAFVIISQNDCYRYLGDGILIKATWNVFVTTNYLHTPVLSTDADYTTFTAGQQGSNVPKVGGGITCNNEGGETGARSLHIHDNSVIGTAFGVGLIGFRGAFVTSNFFSNIRNSSVVSVSFLPSQFNPNDESNHIFVIQGNYIDSILRSNPTAAIEARTNNGIEGMDIGVISDNIVIPNGNHWGIIADGNIIIKGNYIAKAGIAMDLSNGVVATGNIIQPGFVTTNPDRMVSINDHVTFTSNSISGKGTSLKIRGSNSVITGNRMNYDGNWWAVHFDNANRVVENNIIKDNVLLVSSSATGRYLFGSSAFSNGKNVVIDVVKDNNGSVYQLVNDLVLTGPNSTRWRVTVDANGNIKGTKV; encoded by the coding sequence ATGGCCAATCATATTAATTTCACCTCCACTTATAATCCGAATCTGGAGGCATGGGGTGGGAATGAAACATTTGATCCACTCAAGATGAACGCAATGTTTAGTCAGATCTTGGGGAATATTGCAGCGGTTGAATCTTCTATCCCTGGAAATATCATTGACGTTAGAAACTTCGCTCCGGGTGATGGAACTGACCAATCCGCACAGATCAAAGCTTTTTTTGACTCAGCGCAAGAAGGTGATATCTTACTATTCACGCCAGGACACTACAAAGTCATAAAATCGGGATGGTTTTATACGTTTTATGGAAAAGCGGTAACCATCAGAGCTCATCCGGGAGCCATATTGGAAGTTTCGGATCAGGGTTTACGCTTCGAAAACAGCAACCACATTGAAGTAAGTGGCCTAACGTTAAGGCGTACAACTCAGGCTGGATGGGCCAAAGGAAGAACAGGTATTTACGTAGAGAATTCCAACAATGTCATATTGCAGAATAATGATATTAGCAAATTTACGGACGGCATCGGTGTGAACGGTTCAACCAGTCAGGAGAATCCTTCAAGAAATGTTATCATTAGAAACAACAAGCTTCACCACTTGGGTGAAGAGCCCATTGCAGTGAGGACCAATCTGGCCTTTGTCATCATTAGCCAGAATGACTGCTACCGATACTTGGGGGACGGAATCCTCATTAAAGCAACCTGGAACGTATTTGTAACGACAAACTATCTTCATACACCCGTATTGTCAACCGATGCAGACTATACTACGTTTACAGCGGGCCAGCAAGGGTCCAATGTGCCTAAAGTAGGTGGAGGCATTACATGTAACAATGAAGGTGGCGAGACAGGGGCACGGAGCCTCCATATCCATGATAACAGTGTGATCGGAACAGCATTTGGCGTAGGGCTTATCGGTTTTAGAGGCGCATTTGTCACTTCAAACTTCTTCAGTAATATTCGAAATAGCTCTGTCGTTTCTGTCTCCTTTCTCCCTTCCCAATTCAACCCAAATGATGAGAGCAACCATATTTTTGTGATTCAGGGCAATTATATTGATAGCATTTTAAGGTCGAATCCTACAGCAGCCATTGAGGCCAGAACCAATAACGGGATTGAAGGCATGGATATTGGCGTTATCTCCGATAATATCGTGATTCCTAATGGCAATCATTGGGGAATTATTGCAGACGGAAACATCATCATCAAAGGCAATTATATTGCCAAAGCAGGCATTGCTATGGACTTGAGTAATGGGGTAGTCGCCACCGGCAATATCATTCAGCCTGGTTTTGTCACGACCAATCCTGACCGGATGGTCAGCATTAATGATCATGTGACATTCACAAGCAATTCCATTTCGGGTAAAGGCACATCACTAAAAATTCGTGGATCAAACAGCGTCATAACGGGCAATCGCATGAACTATGATGGGAATTGGTGGGCAGTCCATTTTGATAATGCCAATCGGGTTGTGGAAAATAACATTATCAAAGATAATGTGCTGCTGGTATCGTCTAGTGCTACTGGTCGATATTTATTCGGGTCCAGCGCTTTTTCGAATGGAAAAAACGTCGTGATCGATGTGGTTAAGGACAACAACGGTTCTGTCTATCAACTGGTGAACGACCTTGTACTGACAGGACCCAACTCCACCCGCTGGAGAGTCACTGTCGATGCCAATGGTAATATCAAGGGGACCAAGGTTTAG